GATCAGGCCGAGGACGAGCAGCAGCTTCGCGATCATCCCCCAGCCATACCAGGCGGCGAAGAGCAGGTCCCAGCGCGGGACCAGCAGGATGGCCGCGATCCCGCCCGCCAGCACCACCACCGCCACCATGGCGATGGCGGCGCGCGACCAGGCGGCGATCAGCCCGGCCTCGCCCGCCATGGCCGCGCGGATCAGCAGCGGCAGGCTGCCGATCCAGAAGCCGACGGCCAGCAGGTGCAGCGTGACCAGCGCCGAGAGTTCCTGCCGCGGGCGGTAGAGCGTCGAGTGGCCCATCGCCGCGTAGCTCGCGGCCGCGATCAGCGCACCCATGGCGGCCAGCGCCGGGGCCACCGGCCAGGGCATGGCCGCGAGCGCGAGCAGGGCAAGGCCCACGACGCGCAGCCAGAAGGCATCCCCGATGCGCGAGACCATCATCGCCCGCCAGACCGCGCCGTCGAACCAGGCCTCGTTCCCGCTGAGGATCTGGGCCCGCAGCAGCAGCCCGAGCAGCGAGACGGCGATGCCGGCCAGCGCAGCACCCAGCAGCCAGCGGCGCAGATGCGCGAGCCCCCCCGGATCCAGCCGGTGGCCGAACCCGGCGAGGAAGAGGCCGATGCCGGCCGCGCCGAGGGAGGTCGCGTATTGCGCGGCGCGCAGCAGCACGGTCGCGCCGTCCAGCAGGCTCGGGTCGGGCTGGAGGAATTCGAGGATCATCGCGTGGCCTCCCAGGTGAAGCGCAGGCTGCCGCGGATCGGATGCCCATCGGCCGAGATGGCGCGCCATTCGAGGCGCAGCGCGCCGGGCGGCAGGGGGGCGGCGGGGGTCGCACGCGCCTCCCGCCGCGGCGCCGCATCGCCCTCCCGCTGGAGGGGCAGGGCCTGGCCCGCCGCGTCGAAGAGGCGCAGCGAGGTGACCTGCACCGGCTCGTTGAAACGCAGCACGAATTCGCCGGGCGGCGCGGCGAGGCGCGCGCCCTGCGGCGGCGTGCTGCCGCTCAGCTCGGAATGGGCGAGGGCAAGGCCGGGTGCAAGGATCAGGAGGGCCGCCAGGAGGAATCGCATGGGCGGAGTGTCGGGCCTCCCACAAGGTCAGGGTCAAGCGCCGGGGCGCGTCTCGCTCTCAATGCGGCCGTCGCGCAGGTTCACCATGCGGTCGAAGCGATCGAAGATCTTCTCGTCATGCGTGACGACGAGGACGGCGGCGCGCTGCTCCCGCGCCACGCGGCGCAGCAGCTCCATCACCACGCGGGCGCGCTCGGAATCCAGCGCCGCGGTCGGCTCGTCGGCCAGGATGATGCTGGGGTGGTTCGCCAGCGCGCGCGCGATGGCGACCCGCTGCGCCTCGCCGCCCGAGAGCAGCGCCGGCATGGCGCTGGCGCGGCGGCCGACCTGGAGGTGATCCAGCAATGCGGCCGCGCGCCGGCGCGCCTCGGCCAAGCCGACGCCCGACAGCGTGATGGCGAGGGCCACATTATCGGTCGCGTTGAGGAAGGGCAGCAAATTGTGCGCCTGGAAGATGAAGCCGATCTTCTCGCGCCTCAGCGCCCGGAGGTCGCGCCGCTTCCAGCCGCCCTCCCACACCGTTTCGCCCGAGAGGCGCATCACCCCCGCATCGGGCTCCAGGATGCAGGCGACGACGTTGAGCAGGGTGGATTTCCCGCTGCCCGAGGGGCCGCGCAGCCCCACCACCTCGCCCGGGTCCACATGGAGGTGGATGTCGGCGAGCGCCTGCACGCGCGCCTCCCCCTCGCCGAAGCCCTTGGCGATGCCCTGGAGCTCGACGAGGCTCATCCGCCCAGCGCCTGCGCCGGCTCGATCCGCAGCGCGGCGCGCACGCCGAGCAGGCTGGCCAGCAGGCAGATGACGAAGACGACGAGGCCGACGCCGGCCAGCTCCTCCGGCCCCAGCACAACGCGGCGGGGAAAGACGTCCTTCACCAGCAGCAGCAGCGTGGCGCCGCTGGCGAAGCTGACCGCCCCCAGCAGCAGCGCCTGCTGCATGACGAGCGAGACGATGGCGCGGTCCGGCGCGCCGATCAGCTTCAGCGTCGCGATCTCGCGCAGCTTGTCCATGGTGAGCATGTAGACGATCAGCGCCACGATCACGCCCGAGACCAGCAGCAGGATGGTGGTGAAGAGGCCCAGTTGCTTGCGCGCGCGCTCCACCACGCTGCGGGTGAGGATATTGTCCTGCTCGGCCGAGGTGAGCGCGGCCAGGTGCTTCCAGTGGCGAAGCTGCTCGGTGATCAGCACCGGATCGGCATGCGGGGCGAGGCGGGCGATGACGGCGTTCACCGTGTCCCGCGGCTGGCCCGCGCTGCCGCTCGCCGTCGCGCGGCGGGCGGCGGGCGCGTTCAGGCGGAACTGCAGTTCCTGCGCATCGGCGAGCGTGATCCAGCCCAGTGGGTCGCCGCCGGAGGAGACGGCGCGCGCCGTCAGCCCCACCACGCGGAAGCGCAGCCCGCCGATCTCGACCATGGCGCCGAGCGGCTGGCCCGCGCCGCGGTCCAGCACCATCTCGCGCCGGGCGGCGATGCCGCGCCCCTCGGCCAGGGGAGGCGGGCCGCCCGGGCGGTCCAGCTCATAGCCCAGGATCTGCACGCGGAGGGCGGCGCCCACGCGCTCGCGCCCCGCCTCGTTGCGGAAGGCGCCGGCCGTGCTGGCGGCGGCGGTGCCGGCCGCGCGCGCCTCGACGGTCTGGAAGGTGACGCTGCCGGCGGCCACCACGCCCGCGATGCGCGCCACCGCCTCGCGCGTGTCGCCCGGGATGCGGCTGGCCTCCGCGAAGGGGCCGCGCGTGCCGCCCTCCACCACCCAGAGATCGGCGCCCAGCGCGCGGGTCAGCGAGAGGGCCTCATCCACCACGCCGCGATAGATGCCGACCATGGCGAGTGCGACACCCAGCAGCAGGCCGAGCCCCGCGCAGGTCAGCAGGAAGCGGCCAAGCTTGTGGCGGATGTCGCGCAACGCGAGGTTCATGGGCTGGCGCGCGCCGCCCGCCCTTCGCGGAAGCCGGGCAGGACGCGCGTCACCACCTCCGGCATGGCGGGGTCAAGCACCAGGCGGGCATCCAGCGTGCGGCCGGTGAAGCGCAGCGGGCGGTGATGCAGCGTGCCGCCCTCCAGCACCCAGCCGCGGCCCTCTGCGCCGTCGAAACCCGTGATCGCGGCCTCGGGCACAAGGCGCGCTTCCGGCAGGCGGCCGGTCTCGATCTCCACCTGCAACTGCTCGCCCAGCACGGGGCGTTCGGGGCAGCGTTCGCAGCGGAGATAGACGCGGCGCTCCTCCGTCACCCGGTCGCTCTCGAGGCCGATGCGCACGACCCGGGCGGGGAAGACCTCGCCGGGGAGGGAGCGCAGGCGGATCTCGGCGGGCTGCCCCTCGCGCAGATGCCCGGCCCGCGCCTCGTCCACATGGGCCAGCGCCCAGAGGCTGCCGGGGGCGACCAGGGTGAAGATCACCTCGCCCGGCTGCACCGCCGTGCCGACCTCGCGGTTGCGGGCGATCACCAGCGCGTCGAAAGGCGCGGCCAGGCTGTGCTTGGCGAGCGTGCCGCGCTCGGCCTGGAGGTTGGCCCGCGCATCGGCCAGCACCGCCTGCGCCACGATGATGTCGGCCCGCGCCACGGCGAGGTCGGCGGCCGCCGTCAGCGCCTCGGTCTCCGCGATCTCGGCCGCTTCCAGCGAGCCGCTGCCGCGATTGGCCAGTTCGCGCCGGCGCTGGGCGAGGCTGCGCTTCTGGGCATAGGTGGCGGTCGCGCGCTCGGCGATGGCGGCGACGCGGCCCTGCTGCGCCTCGGCATTCTGCACGCTCGCCTCGGCCCGGGCGATGCGGGCGCGCTGCGAGGTATCGTTCAGCCGGGCGAGGAGGGCGCCGCGGGAAACGCGGTCCCCGTGGTCGGCCTCGAGCGCCACCAGCGTGCCGGCGACCTCGAAGCCGATGCGGGTGAGGATCTGCGCCTCGACGGTGCCGAGGCCGAAGACGCGCAACGGCACGTCCCGCTCGGGGCGTGCCAGGCTGACCTCGAGCGGCCGCTGGCCCCAGGCGAAGAGGCCCCAGGCGAGGGCAAGCGGCGGCAGGAGCAGGAGAAGCCAGCGCAACCGTTTCATGGGGGGAAGGATGCGCCTTCCCCCCATGGTCAGGTCAAGCTGCGCCTCACCGGAAGACCAGGTCGGGCAGGAACATCACGATGGCCGGCACATAGGTGATGACCATCAGGCAGGCGAAGATCACTCCGATGAAGATGGGCAGATAGCGCATCATCCGGTCGATGCTGGTGCCCGCCACCTGGGCGGCGGCGAAGAGGTTCACGCCGAAGGGCGGCGTGATCATCCCCATGGCCAGGTTCACCACCATCACCGTGCCGAAATGCACCTGGTTGATGCCCAGCCGCTCCGCCGCCTCGGCCAGGATCGGGGCGAGGACGATGATCGAGGCCGAGGTCTCGACGAACATGCCCACCACGAAGAGGAAGGCGTTCACGCCGAGCAGGTACCAGACCGGTGAATCGAAGGTCTGCACGATGAGTTCCGCCGCCGCATCCGGCACGCCCTGGCGGTTCAAGAGCCAGGAGAAGAGGCCGGCGCAGGCGATGATGAACATGATGACGGCCGAGCTGATCACCGACTTCTTGAAGATGGGGTAGAGGTCGCGCAGCGTGATCTCGCGGTGCAGGAACATGCCCACCAGCACGGCGTAGACCACCGCGATGACAGAGGCCTCGGTCGGCGTGGTGATGCCGCCATAGATGCCGCCCAGCACGACGAAGGGCATGAAGAGGGCGAAGCCCGCCTGCCGCGTGGCCGTCAGGAAGGGCAGGCGGCCCTCGCCGTCATTCTTCCCCCAGCCGGTGATGCGGCACCAGATCAGCACGGTCGCGATCAGCGCGCCGCCGATCAGCAGGCCGGGGCCGAAGCCCGCCATGAAGAGCTCGGGGATGCTGGTCTGCGTGGTGACGCCATAGAGGATCATCGGGATGGAGGGCGGGATGATGACGCCAAGCTCGGCCGCCGTCGCCATCAGCGCTGCCGCGAAGGCCACGGGATAGCCCGCCTTGATCAGGGCCGGGATCATCACCGCGCCGATCGCGAAGGTGGTGGCGACCGAGGAGCCCGAGATGGCCGCGAAGATCATGCAGGTGACGATGCAGGTGGCGGGCAGCCCGCCCTGGATGCCGCCCACGATGGATTTCGCGAAATCCACGAGGCGGCGGGAGATGCCGCCCACATCCATCAGGTTGCCGGCCAGGATGAAGAAGGGCACGGCGGCGAGCGGAAAGCGGTCCAGCGACACATAGAGCTGCTGCGCCGCCACGATCAGCGGGAAATTGGTGAAGCCCGCCACGCCGATGACGGCGACGATTCCGATGGCGACGGCGACCGGGATGCTGGCGGCGAACAGCACCAGCATCGCGGTGAGCATGAAGGAACTCATACCGCCATCTCCAGCTCTTCGGCCCGGCGGTCGAGGAATTGCCCGAGCGCGCCGAGCGCCGCGAAGGCCGCACCCAGCGGCAGCGCCGCATAGCCCCAGCTGATCGAGACCTCGAGGCCCGCCATTTCCTGGAACTTCACGCGCTCGGCCATGATCCAGCCGAACCAGAAGAGCACGCCCATGAGGGAGAGGTTGCCGGCCAGCACCGCCGCCTCGATCCCCCGCCGCAGCGCACCGCGCGAATAGCGGTGCGCCATGTCGATCGAGACGAGCGAGCCCGTGCGGATCGCGGCGGCGAGGCCGAGGAAGGCCATCCAGACCAGCGCCGTCCGCACCAGCGCCTCGGACCAGACGGAGGGGGTCTCGGTGGCGAAGCGGGCCACCACCTGCCAGAAACCGGCGAAGACCGCGACCAGCAGGGCGGCGATGGCGATGGCGGTGGCAATGCCGGTCGTGATGCGGTCGGCCGCCAGCACCGCGCGGCGGATTTGCGCATGCGGCCCATCGGCCCGCTGGCCGACCCAGAGGGCTGCGATGACCAGCAGGACGGTGCCGCCCAGCACGATAGCGAGCGGCGTGGCATTCATCGGATTCACGCGGGCGGTTCCCCCTCACGCAAAAGGCCGCGGGGGTTTCGCCCCGCGGCCAGGATCAAGATCCGCTCGGGCTTATTGCGCCGGGCGCCAGTCGCGGATGCGGCGCAGCGTGGCGGCGTCCATCGTCCGCTCCCACTCGGCGAAGGCCGGCGCCAGCGCCTCCTGGAAGGCGGCGGTGTTGACGGTGGTGATCACCGTCATGCCGCGGCGGCGCAGCTCTTCCACGCCGCTCGCCTCGTCGGCCGTCACGCGGGCGCGGTTGGCGGCCTGCGCGGCGCGGGCGGCGGTCATGAAATGCGCGCGGTCGGCGGCGTTCAGGCGCTGCGTGGTGCCCGGGTTGCAGATCATCACGGCCGGCGAATAGACGTGGTTGGTCAGCGTCATGTAGCGCTGCACCTGGTTCAGGTTGTTGGCCACGATCACCGAGATCGGGTTCTCCTGACCATCCACCGTGCCCTGCTGCAGCGCGGGCACGAGTTCGGAGAAGGCCATCGGCGTGGGCAGGGCGCCCAGCACGGAGAAGGCGCGCATATGCACCTGGTTCTCCATGGTGCGGACCTTCAGGCCGCGGATGTCGGCCGGCGTGTTCACGTCGCGGCGGGAATTGGTGAGGTGGCGGAAGCCGTTCTCGGTCCAGATCACGCCATGCAGGCCGCGGGCGTTGAAGCGCGCCAGCACCTGCTGGCCGATCTCGCTGTCCAGCACGCCGCGGGCATGGGCCGTGTCACGGAACAGGAAGGGCACGTCGAAAATGCGGACCTCGGGCACGAAATTGCCGACGGGGCCGGTCGAGGTGAAGGTGCAGTCGATGGTGCCGATCTGCACGCTCTCGATCATCTCGCGCTCGTTGTCGTTGCGCTGGATGACGATTCGGTAGCGGTTGTTGGTCAGCCGCTCGAAGGTCTCCTTGAAGGCGATCGGCCCGGCGCCGGTGTGGCTGTTGGGCGGCAGCGCGTGGTGGATCGTGATCTGCGTCTGCGCGAGGGCGGGGCCCGCCGCGACGAGCGTGGCGAGGCCTGCCAGCAGGGCCGAACGGCGGAAGAGGGTGGATGGTGACAGGGACATGTTTCTCTCCGGACTTTGTCTTTCGTGGATACGTTATTACTCTCGGGCCGCGCAACATGGCGTTTCAACGCGCTTTGTCCCATGATGAAAAAAATCGAGGTTGAGGAACCGGAATGACCCTGCGCTGTGACCTGGTGATTCGTGACGCCACCGTGCTGGACGGCACGGGCGCGCCCCGCTTCACCGCCGATGTGGCCGTCGAGGGCGACCGGATCGTGGCCGTGGGCGCCCTGGGCAGCGCCTCGGGCCGCGAGGAGGTGGAGGCGAAGGGCCTGGCGCTGGCGCCGGGCTTCATCGACGCGCACACCCATGACGACCGCGCCGTGGTCTGCGGCCCCGAATGCATGCACTGCAAGACGAGCCAGGGCGTGACCACCGTGGTCGTCGGCAATTGCGGCGTCTCCCTCGCGCCGCTGCGCCTGTCCAACCGCCCGCCGCCGCCGCTCGACCTGCTGGGCGATGAGAGCTGGTTCACGCTCGGCGGCTTCGGCGAATATGCCGAGGCGCTGGCCCGGAAGCCCACCTCGGTCAACACTTTCGCCTTCTGCGGCCACATGTCGCTCCGCGTCGAGGCCATGGCGGGCGATGTCTATCGCGCGGCCAATGACCGCGAGATCGCCCACATGCAGGAACGCCTGCGCGGCGCCCTGCGCGAGGGGGCGGGCGGCTTCTCCACCGGCCTCTACTACCCGCCCAATGCCCAGGCGCCGACCGAGGAGGTCATCGCCATCGCCGAAGTCCTGCGCGAGGAGGGCGGCCTCTACGCCACCCACATGCGCGACGAGGCGGATTTCGTGATGGAGAGCATCCGCGAGACGCTGCGCGTGGGCCGCGAGGCCGGCACGCCCGAGAAGCCGCTCGAGGTCGTCATCAGCCACCACAAATGCAGCATGAGCGAGAATTTCGGCCGCTCGCGCGATACGCTGGCCCTGATGGACCGGCTCGGCCAGGACCAGCCCGTGGCCTATGACGTCTATCCCTATCCGGCGGGCTCGACCGTGCTGATGCCGGACAAGCTGCGCCAGGACGTGCCGGTGCAGATCACCTGGTCCATCCCGCACCCCGAGATGGCGGGTCGCAACCTCGATGACATCGCGCAGGAATGGGGCGTCACGCGCCGCGCGGCGGCGGACCGGCTTCTGCCGGCGGGCGCCATCTCCTTCTCGATGGATGAGGCGGATGTGCGGCGCATCATGGCGCATCCCCGCGCGATGATCGGCAGCGACGGCATCCCGCACGACGCGAAGCCGCATCCGCGCCTCTGGGGCACCTTCCCGCGGGTGCTCGGCATGTATGCGCGCGACCTCGGCCTCTTCACGCTGGAGAGCGCGGTGCACAAGATGACGGGCCGCACGGCGCAGGTCTTCGGCCTGCCGGATCGCGGCGTGATCCGCGCCGGCGCCTTCGCCGATCTCGTGCTGTTCGACCCCGCCCGCGTGCGGGACAACGCGACCTATGCCGAGCCCATGCTGGTTTCGGACGGCATCGCGCAGGTCTGGTGCAACGGGGTTCGCACGCATGTGGAAGGCCAGGGGCCGGGCCATGCGGCGCCGGGGCGGTTCCTTGGGAATCCGCGGCGAAAAGCCGCCTGATGGCGGCACACCCGGAGGATTCGGCGGTCATGCAACCTGGCACCATCAAGCGGGCGGCGCTCGTGGCCGGGGTGATCCTCGCGGGGGTGGCCGGTGTCGCGGCGGTCTGGCCGGATCATCGCCCGGTGACGCCGCTCGAGATCTATCTGCGCCAGGGCACGCGCCACGCGACCGAGGCGCTGAAGCGTGAGGTGGACCAGCTTTCGCCGCGCGGGGCCGATCCCGGGCCCGCCATCCAGCGGCTGAACACGCTGGGCTTCAGCTGCGCGGCCCCGGCCGGCGCCACGGGCGAATGGAACTGCACCATGCGCCGGCCGATGGAGAACCGGCAGATGCTCTCCATGGAGGTGCTGCTGCGCGTGGACCGCGGCAACGTGACCGAGACGAGCGCCCGCATCTGGGAACAGGGCGCGCGCTGAACGCCACCAAAACGGAAACAAGCCTTGAAAACCGCTGCTGAACGCCTTGTCGCCTTCCTGGTCGAACATGGCATGGACCGGGCCTTCTGCGTCCCGGGTGAGAGCTACATCGCCCTGCTGGATGCGCTGCACGACGCGCCGTTGGACCTCGTCGTCTGCCGGCATGAGGGGGGCGCGGGCTTCGCCGCCATCGCCGATGCCAAGCTGACGGGCCGGCCCGGCGTGGTGCTGGTCAGCCGCGGGCCCGGCGCCTGCAACGCCGCCATCGCGCTGCACACGGCCGAGCAGGATGCGGTGCCGCTGATCCTGCTGATCGGCCAGGTGGAGGCGCGCGACCTGCGGCGCGATGCCTTCCAGGAGATCGACTATGGCCGCATGTTCGGCGGCTTCTGCAAATTCGTGGGCGAGGCGAGCCGCCCCGAGCAGGTGCCCGAGCTGATGGCCCGCGCCTACGCCGCCGCCATGCAGGGCGTGCCTGGCCCCGTCGTGCTCTCGCTGCCCGAGGATGTGCTGGCCATGGCGTGCGCGCCCGCGGCGCCCGCCATCACGCCGGCGCGCCCCGCGCTGCCCGCGCCCGCCGAGGTGGCCCGCATCTCCGACCTGCTGCACCAGGCGGAGCGGCCCATCCTGCTCGCCGGCCATGGCTTCGAGAGTGCCGAGGGCCGGGCCGCGCTGGCCCGCTTCGCCGCGCAATGGGAGGTGCCGGTCGCCGTCTCCTTCCGCCGGCAGGACCTCTTCGACAATGCGAGCCGCTTCTACGCGGGGGATCTTGGCCTTCGGAACCCCGACGCGCAGCGCGAAGCCTTCGCCGAGGCCGACCTCATCCTCGCCTTCGGCACGCGGCTGACCGATATCACGACGCAGGGCTATTCCTGGCCGGCCCCCGGCCAGCGCCTCGTGCATCTCTGCGCCGATCCCAAGCACCTGAACTGGCACTTCCCGGCCGAGGTCGCGACCACGGCCGATCCGGTGGCGCTGATGACCGTGCTGGGCGCGCCGGGCCGGCGCCCGCCGCGCGGCGAATGGATCGCCCGGCTGCGCGCGCTGCATGTGGCCGATTGCAAGGTGACGCCGCGCGACTGGCAGGATGGCCTGGCCTTCGCCGAGGTCGCGCAGGTGGTGCATGCGGCGCTGCCGGCGGATGGCATCATCACGCTGGATGCCGGCACCTTCGGCGCGCCCTTCTACCGCAAGGCGGTGTGGCGGCCGGGGCAGCGGCTGCTGGCGCCGGTCTCGGGCGCCATGGGCTTCGGCGTGCCGGCCGCCGTCGCGGCCCTGCTGCGCGAGCCCGGCCGCACGGTGGTCTGCGGCGTGGGCGATGGCGGCATCCTGATGACGGGGGGCGAGATGGCGGTGGCGCTGGAGCGGCAATTGCCCATCAAGCTGCTGCTCTCGGAGAATCTTGGCTACGCCTCCATCCGCATCCATCAGGAGCGGCAGCACCCGGGGCGGGTCAGCGGCACCATGTTCGCCAATCCAGACTTCGCGCATTGGGCCCAGGCCTTCGGCCTGCCGGTCACGCGGGTGAACACGCGGGCCGATTTCGACGCGATGCGCGCGGCCATCGCGGCCCCAGGCCCGGCGGCGATCCTGGTGAAGACCTCCATGCAGGCGGTGCTGCCCCATGTCGCCTGAGGTGCGCGCCCAACTGGCGCCGACCGGCGTGCTGCGCGCCGCCATCAACATGAGCAACTTCCTGCTCGTCACCGGGCGCGGGCCGGAGGGCGAGCCGGACGGCGTCTCGCCCGGCATGGCGCGCGCCATCGCCGAGCGCCTGGGCGTGCCCGTGCACTACATGCCCTTCCCGCGGCCGGGCGAGCTGGCCGACGCGGTGGGGCAATGGGATATCGGCCTGATCGGCGCCGAGCCGCAGCGGGCCGAGAAGATCGCCTTCACGCCGGCCTATGCGGAGATCGAGGCCACCTACCTGGTGCGCGGCGACAGCCCCATCACCGCGCTGGACCAGGTGGACCGGCCGGGTATCCGCATCGCGGTGACGGCGCGCGCGGCCTATGACCTCTGGCTCGCCCGCAACATCCACCAGGCGGAGCTGGTGCGGGCGGAGAGCCTGGACGGCGCCTTCGACATCTTCCGCCGTGATGGGCTGGAGGTGCTGGCCGGCCTCAAGCCGCGGCTGCTCACCGATGCCGAGGCCCTGCCTGGGGCGCGCATCCTGCCCGGCAACTTCACCACGGTGCAGCAGGCCATTGGCACGGCCCGCGCCAACACCGCCGCCGCCGCCTGGCTCGCGGCGTTCGTCGCGGAGGCCAAGGCCGGTGGGCTGGTCGCCGCGCTGATCGAGAAGCACCGGGTGCGGGGGCTGTCCGTCGCGCGCTGAGGCCGGCCCATCCCGCAGGCAGGCTGCCCGGAAAAGCCGCGAACACCGCGCGGGTTTGGTTGCGCGGCCCAAAGAACATGCCAGGTGACATTGACAATGTTTGGAAACCCACCAGTTTCTGTAACCAGTTTCCCTGGGTGACCGACATGACGCCTGTGACCGTGCCTGCTGCCGCCTCGTCCTCCCGCCTCGCCCATTTCTGGGCGGGGGCGCTGCCTGCCGCGGCCCTCGCCCTGCTGCTGGCCGGTTGCGACGAGCCCCGGGCCGCCCAGGCCCCCGCCCAGCCGCCGCCGCCCGTCGCCGTCACGGTGGTGACGTTGGAGCGCAAGGAGATCCCGATCACCTCCGTGCTGCCGGGCCGGACCGCGCCGCTGCGCGTGGCCGAAATCCGGCCGCAGGTGGGCGGGCTGCTGCGCGAGCGCCTGTTCACCGAGGGCGAGTCCGTCGTCGCCGGCCAGTCCCTCTTCCAGATCGATCCCGCGCCCTTCGAGGCGGCGGTCCGCCGGGCCGAGGCGGCGCTGACCCGCATGGAGGCGGCGGAGCGCGTGGCGCAGAGCACGGTGAACCGCCTCCGCACGCTGGCGCGCTCCCAGGTGGTGAGCGAGCAGAACCTGGAGAATGCCGAGACCACGCTGCGCCAGGCGCAGGCCGACCTGGTCTCGCTGCGGGCGGCGCTGGAGACGGCGCGGATCGACCTCAACTACACCCGCGTGGCCTCTCCCATCTCGGGCCGCACGGGGCGCTCCACCGTCACGCCGGGCGCGCTGGTCACCGCCAACCAGCCGACCGCGCTGGTCACCGTGGCGCAGCTCGACCCCATCCTGGTGGACCTGACGCAGCCCAGCGCCGCCCTCTTGCAGCAGCGTCGCGACGTGGAGAGCGGCGCGCTGCGGCGCCCCTCGGCCGACCGCGCGACGGCGCGTCTCATCCTGGAGGATGGCTCGGAATACCCGCATCCGGGCGAGGTCCAGTTCTCCGAGGTGATCGTGGACCAGGGCACCGGCTCGGTGACGATGCGGGCGGTGTTTCCAAACCCGAACCAGCTGCTGCTGCCCGGCATGTTCATCCGCGCCCGGGTCGAGGAGGGGGTGACGGACCGCGCGCTCCTCGTGCCGCAGCGCGCCGTGCTGCGCACCCCGCGCGGCGAGCCCATGGCCTTCGTGGTGAATGCGGAGGGTGTGGTGGAAAGCCGCGTGCTGCGCGCCAACCGCGCCTTCGGCAATGACTGGATGGTGACGGCGGGGCTGAACCCCGGCGACCGCGTGGTGGTGGAGGGGCTGCAACGCATCCGCCCCGGCACCCGCGTGCGCGCGACCGAGCGCGGCGCGGCGGCGAGCTAGGCCCGCGCCATGGCCCGCTTCTTCATTGATCGCCCGGTCTTCGCCTGGGTCATCGCCATCGGCATCATGCTGGCGGGCGCGCTGGCGTTGCGCGGCATGGCCGTCTCGCAATACCCGGCCATCGCGCCGCCCACCATCGCGATCAACGTGACCTTCCCCGGCGCCTCGGCCGAGACGGTGCAGGCGACGGTGGTGCAGGTGATCGAGCAACAGCTCACCGGCATCGACAACCTGCTCTTCTTCGACAGCCAGACGACGAAGGACGGCCAGGCGCGCAT
This region of Sediminicoccus rosea genomic DNA includes:
- a CDS encoding N-acyl-D-amino-acid deacylase family protein; this translates as MTLRCDLVIRDATVLDGTGAPRFTADVAVEGDRIVAVGALGSASGREEVEAKGLALAPGFIDAHTHDDRAVVCGPECMHCKTSQGVTTVVVGNCGVSLAPLRLSNRPPPPLDLLGDESWFTLGGFGEYAEALARKPTSVNTFAFCGHMSLRVEAMAGDVYRAANDREIAHMQERLRGALREGAGGFSTGLYYPPNAQAPTEEVIAIAEVLREEGGLYATHMRDEADFVMESIRETLRVGREAGTPEKPLEVVISHHKCSMSENFGRSRDTLALMDRLGQDQPVAYDVYPYPAGSTVLMPDKLRQDVPVQITWSIPHPEMAGRNLDDIAQEWGVTRRAAADRLLPAGAISFSMDEADVRRIMAHPRAMIGSDGIPHDAKPHPRLWGTFPRVLGMYARDLGLFTLESAVHKMTGRTAQVFGLPDRGVIRAGAFADLVLFDPARVRDNATYAEPMLVSDGIAQVWCNGVRTHVEGQGPGHAAPGRFLGNPRRKAA
- a CDS encoding thiamine pyrophosphate-binding protein; this encodes MKTAAERLVAFLVEHGMDRAFCVPGESYIALLDALHDAPLDLVVCRHEGGAGFAAIADAKLTGRPGVVLVSRGPGACNAAIALHTAEQDAVPLILLIGQVEARDLRRDAFQEIDYGRMFGGFCKFVGEASRPEQVPELMARAYAAAMQGVPGPVVLSLPEDVLAMACAPAAPAITPARPALPAPAEVARISDLLHQAERPILLAGHGFESAEGRAALARFAAQWEVPVAVSFRRQDLFDNASRFYAGDLGLRNPDAQREAFAEADLILAFGTRLTDITTQGYSWPAPGQRLVHLCADPKHLNWHFPAEVATTADPVALMTVLGAPGRRPPRGEWIARLRALHVADCKVTPRDWQDGLAFAEVAQVVHAALPADGIITLDAGTFGAPFYRKAVWRPGQRLLAPVSGAMGFGVPAAVAALLREPGRTVVCGVGDGGILMTGGEMAVALERQLPIKLLLSENLGYASIRIHQERQHPGRVSGTMFANPDFAHWAQAFGLPVTRVNTRADFDAMRAAIAAPGPAAILVKTSMQAVLPHVA
- a CDS encoding transporter substrate-binding domain-containing protein; this encodes MSPEVRAQLAPTGVLRAAINMSNFLLVTGRGPEGEPDGVSPGMARAIAERLGVPVHYMPFPRPGELADAVGQWDIGLIGAEPQRAEKIAFTPAYAEIEATYLVRGDSPITALDQVDRPGIRIAVTARAAYDLWLARNIHQAELVRAESLDGAFDIFRRDGLEVLAGLKPRLLTDAEALPGARILPGNFTTVQQAIGTARANTAAAAWLAAFVAEAKAGGLVAALIEKHRVRGLSVAR
- a CDS encoding efflux RND transporter periplasmic adaptor subunit translates to MTPVTVPAAASSSRLAHFWAGALPAAALALLLAGCDEPRAAQAPAQPPPPVAVTVVTLERKEIPITSVLPGRTAPLRVAEIRPQVGGLLRERLFTEGESVVAGQSLFQIDPAPFEAAVRRAEAALTRMEAAERVAQSTVNRLRTLARSQVVSEQNLENAETTLRQAQADLVSLRAALETARIDLNYTRVASPISGRTGRSTVTPGALVTANQPTALVTVAQLDPILVDLTQPSAALLQQRRDVESGALRRPSADRATARLILEDGSEYPHPGEVQFSEVIVDQGTGSVTMRAVFPNPNQLLLPGMFIRARVEEGVTDRALLVPQRAVLRTPRGEPMAFVVNAEGVVESRVLRANRAFGNDWMVTAGLNPGDRVVVEGLQRIRPGTRVRATERGAAAS